The Agromyces marinus genome window below encodes:
- a CDS encoding SDR family oxidoreductase, which translates to MKIAIAGGTGTVGRHAVDVAREHGHEVVVLARARGVDLTTGAGLPEALRGVDAVIDVGNLASTSAKTATAFFTATTRNLVDAELAAGVGHHVALSIVGVDRAPYGYYAAKLAQEQLVESGRVPWTILRATQFHEFAEQLLHALTMGRIHLAPKARIRPVAAREVGERLVELAEGPPAGRARDLAGPGEEQLDDLVGRLVEATGIRGPVIPVALPMRPFRAMRRGEALPGPDAAIGRQTFDEWLADRTAAAAAADGGRVSGDAARPPA; encoded by the coding sequence ATGAAGATCGCGATCGCCGGAGGAACCGGCACCGTCGGACGCCACGCCGTGGACGTCGCCCGCGAGCACGGGCACGAGGTCGTCGTGCTGGCGCGGGCGCGCGGCGTCGACCTCACCACCGGCGCGGGACTGCCCGAAGCGCTGCGAGGGGTCGACGCCGTCATCGACGTTGGCAACCTCGCCTCGACCTCAGCGAAGACCGCGACCGCGTTCTTCACGGCCACGACCCGCAACCTCGTCGACGCCGAGCTCGCGGCCGGGGTCGGCCACCACGTGGCGCTGTCGATCGTCGGCGTCGACCGGGCTCCGTACGGCTACTACGCTGCGAAGCTCGCCCAGGAGCAGCTCGTCGAATCCGGCCGGGTGCCGTGGACCATCCTGCGCGCCACGCAGTTCCACGAGTTCGCGGAGCAGTTGCTGCACGCCCTCACGATGGGCCGGATCCACCTCGCACCGAAGGCGCGCATCCGGCCGGTCGCGGCGCGCGAGGTGGGCGAGCGGCTCGTCGAACTCGCCGAGGGCCCACCCGCGGGGCGGGCGCGCGACCTCGCCGGGCCCGGGGAGGAGCAGCTCGACGACCTGGTCGGCCGGCTCGTCGAGGCGACCGGCATCCGTGGACCCGTGATCCCCGTGGCGTTGCCCATGCGGCCGTTCCGGGCGATGCGGCGGGGCGAGGCGCTGCCCGGACCCGACGCGGCGATCGGGCGGCAGACGTTCGACGAGTGGCTGGCGGACCGCACGGCCGCCGCCGCCGCCGCCGACGGCGGTCGCGTCAGCGGCGACGCCGCGAGACCGCCAGCGTGA
- a CDS encoding NAD(P)/FAD-dependent oxidoreductase: MSRPGTMPEGEAAAVWDVIVVGGGSAGLSAALMLGRSRRRVLVVDSGRPRSRAAAHMHGVLGRDHTSPADLLSAGRAELTRYDVATRSGEVADAAVLEADAAAARGLDGIAFEVVLDSGERLVARRVLVATGLVDELPEIPGLSEQWGRGVVLCPYCDGWEVRDRRIAVIASSAENAHQAQLMRQLSEHVTFCTQGVVLPPATRDALDARGIAIEERPVVEVLSGDDDALRGIRFEDGDELAAQAVFVAPRTVANDEVLVGLGARSMRQGGARRVLIDEEGRTSVRGVYAAGNVTGPRSSVPWTMATGSIAGTSINADLVDEDVTLAVSRRRR, translated from the coding sequence GTGTCACGACCAGGCACCATGCCCGAAGGCGAGGCCGCGGCCGTGTGGGATGTGATCGTCGTCGGCGGCGGCAGCGCCGGGCTGAGCGCCGCGCTCATGCTCGGCCGGTCGCGTCGGCGCGTGCTCGTCGTGGATTCGGGCCGCCCGCGCAGCCGCGCCGCCGCGCACATGCACGGCGTGCTCGGCCGCGATCACACGTCGCCCGCAGACCTGCTCTCGGCGGGCCGGGCCGAGCTGACGCGGTACGACGTCGCGACCCGGTCGGGCGAGGTCGCCGACGCGGCCGTGCTCGAAGCGGATGCCGCGGCAGCCCGCGGCCTCGACGGGATCGCGTTCGAGGTGGTCCTCGACTCCGGTGAGCGCCTGGTCGCGCGGCGCGTGCTCGTCGCGACGGGGCTCGTCGACGAGCTTCCCGAGATCCCGGGCCTCTCCGAGCAGTGGGGGCGGGGCGTCGTGCTGTGCCCGTACTGCGACGGATGGGAGGTGCGCGACCGGCGCATCGCGGTGATCGCGTCGTCGGCCGAGAACGCGCACCAGGCGCAGCTCATGCGCCAGCTCTCCGAGCACGTGACCTTCTGCACGCAGGGTGTCGTGCTGCCCCCCGCGACGCGCGACGCGCTCGACGCGCGCGGGATCGCGATCGAGGAGCGCCCGGTCGTCGAGGTGCTCTCGGGTGACGACGACGCGCTGCGCGGCATCCGCTTCGAAGACGGCGACGAACTCGCCGCGCAGGCCGTGTTCGTCGCGCCGAGGACGGTCGCGAACGACGAGGTCCTCGTCGGGCTCGGTGCCCGGTCGATGCGCCAGGGCGGCGCCCGCCGGGTCCTCATCGACGAGGAGGGTCGCACGAGCGTCCGCGGCGTCTACGCGGCCGGCAACGTCACGGGCCCGCGGAGCTCGGTGCCGTGGACCATGGCGACGGGCAGCATCGCCGGCACGTCGATCAACGCCGACCTCGTCGACGAGGACGTCACGCTGGCGGTCTCGCGGCGTCGCCGCTGA
- a CDS encoding 3-methyladenine DNA glycosylase, whose amino-acid sequence MPDAAVPDAVVLDAAAWRARERAHAERADALTAGHRARRARGERHPIEDFLFTYYSYSPALLRRWHPGAGVELADAAASPRAEWRWYAAGATEHGLVVDAGAMRGEKGAMLGLVERMLRRTAARPAQYGCFGLHEWAMVYRQGEHRHPVPLRLGQAATDEVVESHDLRCTHIDAYRFFTPEATPRNRFAPTRESQPELEQPGCLHANMDVYKWAVKLGPLVPGDLLLDAFELARDIRHLDMQASPYDMEPWGGEPVRIETADGKAEYVRRQRGFADRANALRARILGALPVLGRDVAPRR is encoded by the coding sequence ATGCCCGACGCCGCGGTGCCCGATGCGGTCGTGCTCGACGCCGCCGCGTGGCGCGCCCGCGAGCGGGCGCACGCCGAGCGCGCCGACGCCCTGACGGCCGGCCACCGGGCGCGCAGGGCTCGCGGCGAGCGGCATCCGATCGAGGACTTCCTCTTCACGTACTACTCGTACTCCCCCGCGCTGCTGCGCCGCTGGCACCCGGGCGCCGGCGTCGAGCTGGCGGATGCCGCGGCCTCCCCGCGCGCGGAATGGCGCTGGTACGCCGCGGGCGCGACCGAGCACGGCCTGGTCGTCGACGCGGGCGCCATGCGCGGCGAGAAGGGAGCGATGCTCGGCCTGGTCGAGCGGATGCTGCGGCGCACCGCTGCGCGCCCCGCGCAGTACGGCTGCTTCGGCCTGCACGAGTGGGCCATGGTGTACCGGCAGGGCGAGCACCGGCATCCCGTTCCGCTGCGCCTCGGGCAGGCCGCGACCGACGAGGTCGTCGAGTCGCACGACCTGCGGTGCACGCACATCGACGCGTACCGGTTCTTCACGCCCGAGGCCACGCCCCGCAACCGCTTCGCACCGACCCGCGAGTCGCAGCCCGAGCTCGAGCAGCCCGGCTGCCTGCACGCGAACATGGACGTCTACAAGTGGGCGGTCAAGCTCGGCCCGCTCGTGCCGGGCGACCTGCTGCTCGACGCGTTCGAGCTCGCACGGGACATCCGCCACCTCGACATGCAGGCCTCGCCCTACGACATGGAGCCCTGGGGCGGCGAGCCGGTGCGCATCGAGACGGCAGACGGCAAGGCCGAGTACGTGCGCCGCCAGCGCGGGTTCGCCGACCGGGCGAACGCGCTTCGCGCCCGGATCCTGGGTGCGCTGCCCGTGCTCGGGAGGGATGTCGCCCCGCGTCGGTAG
- a CDS encoding 1-aminocyclopropane-1-carboxylate deaminase has protein sequence MALADFPRHRLTFGPSPIHPVDRLSDHLGGARVWMKREDVNSGLAFGGNKTRKLEYLVPDALAKGADTLVSIGGVQSNHTRQVAAVAAHLGMKAVLVQEHWVDWPDAVNDRVGNILLSRLMGADVRLSPAGFSIGFRDSWKQAIADVEAAGGTPYAIPAGASDHPLGGLGFANWAHEVAAQEESLGVFFDTIVVCSVTGSTHAGMIAGFADLEQNFGGRPRRVLGIDASAKIDETRDQVARIARNTASMIGLGRDLRDDEITVLEGWAGEHYGIPVESTDEAMRLTGSLEGVILDPVYEGKSMAGLIDLVSSGEIPKDSNVLYAHLGGQPAINAYSGRYH, from the coding sequence ATGGCCCTCGCCGACTTCCCGCGTCATCGCCTGACGTTCGGTCCGAGCCCGATCCACCCCGTCGACCGCCTGAGCGACCACCTCGGCGGCGCCCGCGTCTGGATGAAGCGAGAGGACGTGAACTCGGGCCTCGCCTTCGGCGGGAACAAGACCCGCAAGCTCGAGTACCTCGTGCCCGACGCGCTCGCGAAGGGCGCCGACACGCTCGTCTCGATCGGCGGCGTGCAGTCGAACCACACGCGCCAGGTCGCCGCGGTCGCCGCCCACCTCGGCATGAAGGCCGTGCTCGTGCAGGAGCACTGGGTCGACTGGCCCGACGCGGTCAACGACCGGGTCGGCAACATCCTGCTCTCGCGGCTCATGGGCGCCGACGTGCGCCTGTCGCCCGCGGGCTTCAGCATCGGCTTCCGCGACTCGTGGAAGCAGGCGATCGCGGATGTCGAGGCCGCGGGCGGCACGCCCTACGCGATCCCCGCCGGCGCGTCCGACCACCCGCTGGGCGGCCTCGGGTTCGCGAACTGGGCCCACGAGGTCGCCGCGCAGGAGGAGTCGCTCGGCGTCTTCTTCGACACGATCGTGGTGTGCTCGGTCACGGGGTCGACGCACGCGGGCATGATCGCCGGATTCGCCGACCTCGAGCAGAACTTCGGCGGGCGACCCCGCCGGGTGCTCGGCATCGACGCGTCGGCGAAGATCGACGAGACCCGCGACCAGGTGGCGCGCATCGCACGGAACACAGCCTCGATGATCGGCCTCGGCCGTGACCTGCGCGACGACGAGATCACGGTGCTCGAGGGCTGGGCGGGCGAGCACTACGGCATCCCGGTCGAGTCGACCGACGAGGCGATGCGCCTCACGGGCAGCCTCGAGGGCGTGATCCTCGACCCCGTCTACGAGGGCAAGTCGATGGCCGGGCTCATCGACCTCGTCTCATCGGGCGAGATCCCGAAGGACTCCAACGTGCTCTACGCGCACCTCGGCGGTCAGCCCGCCATCAACGCGTACTCGGGCCGGTACCACTGA
- a CDS encoding DUF3806 domain-containing protein: MPLFSRRTAPTDAPPMPRLVEIGQPERDWIDAHIALVAGAGADPDDLDQVRALYERWSSGWRRINPPERDDPAIMVSALGTAFGDHVARRTALSWRLAEHAHGVELALYQPRGQVLVHPIGLVDERWRAEETSGVFLVETAERLTRARRLTHGDGGATRRR; encoded by the coding sequence GTGCCTCTCTTCTCGCGCCGGACGGCGCCGACCGACGCGCCGCCGATGCCGCGGCTCGTCGAGATCGGCCAGCCCGAGCGCGACTGGATCGACGCGCACATCGCCCTCGTCGCCGGCGCGGGCGCCGATCCCGACGACCTCGATCAGGTCCGCGCACTCTACGAGCGGTGGTCGTCCGGGTGGCGCCGCATCAACCCGCCCGAGCGCGATGACCCGGCGATCATGGTCAGCGCCCTCGGCACGGCGTTCGGCGATCACGTCGCGCGCCGCACCGCGCTGTCGTGGCGGCTCGCCGAGCACGCCCACGGCGTCGAGCTGGCGCTGTACCAGCCGCGCGGGCAGGTGCTCGTGCACCCCATCGGCCTCGTCGACGAGCGGTGGCGCGCCGAGGAGACGTCGGGCGTCTTCCTCGTGGAGACCGCCGAACGACTGACCCGGGCACGCCGGCTCACGCACGGCGACGGCGGCGCGACCCGCCGCCGCTGA
- a CDS encoding VOC family protein, translated as MANLVVHFEIHASEPQRLIDYYSELLGWKFSQVGDMTYWVIDTGEGAIGNVEAQPGLGINGGLTQREGPAPAEGAPINGCNIVVGVDGSVDELMRRGVELGGVEALPATDWEGIGRGGYLRDPDGNVVGLLSPVLSDGTRAM; from the coding sequence ATGGCGAATCTCGTCGTGCATTTCGAGATCCACGCGAGCGAGCCGCAGCGGCTCATCGACTACTACAGCGAACTGCTGGGCTGGAAGTTCTCGCAGGTCGGCGACATGACGTACTGGGTGATCGACACCGGTGAGGGCGCGATCGGCAACGTCGAGGCGCAGCCGGGCCTCGGCATCAACGGCGGCCTGACCCAGCGCGAGGGCCCCGCGCCCGCGGAGGGCGCGCCGATCAACGGCTGCAACATCGTCGTCGGGGTCGACGGGAGCGTCGACGAACTCATGCGCCGGGGCGTCGAACTCGGCGGTGTCGAGGCGCTTCCGGCGACCGACTGGGAGGGCATCGGTCGCGGCGGGTACCTGCGCGACCCCGACGGCAACGTCGTCGGCCTGCTCTCACCGGTCCTGTCGGACGGCACCCGGGCGATGTGA